In the genome of Kitasatospora cineracea, one region contains:
- a CDS encoding NCS2 family permease, giving the protein MSRTSTEPGPTDEAAPTAPETPPRGALDAYFKISARGSTLGNEIRGGLTTFMAMAYIVLLNPIILSGADVTGAKLSHAQLTTATALAAAVTTILMGVVGNVPLAVAAGLSVSGAISALVVPHTTWAQAMGLCVIYGLLIVLLVVSGLREKIMNGIPLPLKHAITIGIGLFVSIIGLYKAGFVHTGGPTPLSLGPFGELQGWPVLIFALTLLTIFVLLARNVRGAILIGIAAGTVVALVVNEAAGLTAKDWGGSAPTWPGSPVSAPDFGLFGHVDLFGAFGSHGLGAISASVAVFTLVLAGFFDAMATIIGVGTEAGLADSKGRMPGLSKALFIDGAGGAIGGLSGASGQTVFVESATGVGDGARTGLASTVTGGVFALMLFFSPVAAVVPVQVASAALVVIGSMMMSQARHIDWSDREVAIPAFLTCVLMPFTYSITAGVAAGVISYTVIKAGTGKWREPGPLMWILTGVFVVYFALVPIKSWLGVH; this is encoded by the coding sequence ATGTCCCGGACCTCCACGGAGCCCGGCCCCACCGATGAAGCGGCCCCCACCGCGCCCGAAACACCTCCCAGAGGCGCCCTCGACGCCTACTTCAAGATCTCTGCGCGCGGCTCCACCCTGGGCAACGAGATCCGCGGCGGTCTCACCACCTTCATGGCGATGGCCTACATCGTCCTGCTCAACCCGATCATCCTGAGCGGCGCGGACGTCACCGGCGCCAAGCTGAGCCACGCCCAGCTGACCACCGCCACCGCGCTGGCCGCCGCCGTCACCACCATCCTGATGGGCGTGGTCGGCAACGTGCCGCTGGCGGTCGCGGCCGGCCTGTCCGTCTCCGGCGCGATATCCGCGCTGGTGGTGCCGCACACCACCTGGGCGCAGGCGATGGGCCTGTGCGTGATCTACGGCCTGCTGATCGTGCTGCTGGTGGTCTCCGGCCTGCGCGAGAAGATCATGAACGGCATCCCGCTGCCGCTCAAGCACGCCATCACCATCGGCATCGGCCTGTTCGTCTCGATCATCGGCCTCTACAAGGCCGGGTTCGTGCACACCGGCGGCCCCACCCCGCTCTCGCTCGGCCCGTTCGGCGAGCTCCAGGGCTGGCCGGTGCTGATCTTCGCGCTCACCCTGCTGACCATCTTCGTGCTGCTGGCCAGGAACGTCCGGGGCGCGATCCTGATCGGCATCGCGGCCGGCACCGTGGTCGCGCTGGTCGTCAACGAGGCGGCCGGGCTGACCGCGAAGGACTGGGGCGGCTCGGCGCCGACCTGGCCCGGATCGCCGGTCTCCGCGCCCGACTTCGGGCTGTTCGGGCACGTCGACCTGTTCGGCGCGTTCGGCTCGCACGGGCTGGGCGCGATCAGCGCCTCGGTCGCCGTGTTCACCCTGGTGCTGGCCGGGTTCTTCGACGCGATGGCCACCATCATCGGCGTCGGCACCGAGGCCGGGCTCGCCGACTCCAAGGGCCGGATGCCCGGCCTGTCGAAGGCGCTGTTCATCGACGGCGCGGGCGGCGCGATCGGCGGCCTGTCCGGGGCGTCCGGGCAGACCGTGTTCGTCGAGTCGGCGACCGGCGTCGGCGACGGCGCCCGCACCGGCCTGGCCTCCACCGTCACCGGCGGCGTGTTCGCGCTGATGCTGTTCTTCTCGCCGGTGGCCGCCGTGGTGCCGGTGCAGGTCGCCTCCGCCGCGCTGGTGGTGATCGGCTCGATGATGATGAGCCAGGCCCGGCACATCGACTGGTCGGACCGCGAGGTCGCCATCCCGGCGTTCCTCACCTGCGTGCTGATGCCGTTCACGTACAGCATCACCGCGGGCGTCGCGGCCGGCGTCATCTCGTACACCGTGATCAAGGCGGGCACCGGCAAGTGGCGCGAGCCCGGCCCGCTGATGTGGATCCTGACCGGCGTGTTCGTCGTGTACTTCGCGCTCGTCCCGATCAAGTCCTGGCTGGGCGTCCACTGA
- a CDS encoding XdhC family protein has product MHDIAAQLHTWHAAGRPFAVATVVGVSGSAPRDPGAALAVDADGEAVGSVSGGCVEGAVYELCRTALETGTPVLERFGYSDEDAFAVGLTCGGLLDVFVQPVVPGADPGLDAAVAYTASGTPVAVARIVDGPPALLGGTVAVTADAHHGTFASFRLERAAVAEARAMLSAGRTGRLVLGLDGRPCDPSAEHTVTVFVEAYVPPPRMLVFGAIDFASAVVRIGKFLGYHVTVCDARPVFATERRFPEADELVVDWPHRYLDTQLERLDGRSVLCVLTHDAKFDIPLLERALRLPVGYVGAMGSRRTHRDRNARLREVGLTETELARLHSPIGLDLGARTPEETAVSIAAQLVAETRGGSCLPLSATGGPIHHDLTADPGSPHAA; this is encoded by the coding sequence GTGCACGACATCGCCGCCCAGCTGCACACCTGGCACGCCGCCGGACGCCCCTTCGCGGTGGCCACCGTGGTCGGCGTCTCCGGCTCCGCCCCGCGCGACCCGGGCGCCGCGCTGGCCGTCGACGCGGACGGCGAGGCGGTCGGCTCGGTCTCCGGCGGCTGCGTCGAGGGCGCCGTGTACGAGCTGTGCCGCACCGCGCTGGAGACCGGCACGCCCGTCCTGGAACGCTTCGGCTACAGCGACGAGGACGCCTTCGCCGTCGGCCTGACCTGCGGCGGCCTGCTCGACGTCTTCGTCCAGCCGGTCGTCCCCGGCGCGGACCCCGGCCTGGACGCGGCCGTCGCCTACACCGCCTCCGGCACGCCCGTCGCGGTCGCCCGGATCGTCGACGGCCCGCCCGCGCTGCTCGGCGGCACCGTCGCCGTCACCGCCGACGCCCACCACGGCACCTTCGCCTCCTTCCGGCTGGAGCGCGCCGCCGTCGCCGAGGCCCGCGCGATGCTCTCCGCCGGGCGCACCGGCCGGCTGGTCCTCGGCCTGGACGGGCGGCCCTGCGACCCGTCCGCCGAGCACACCGTCACCGTCTTCGTCGAGGCGTACGTGCCGCCGCCGCGGATGCTGGTCTTCGGCGCGATCGACTTCGCCTCGGCCGTCGTGCGGATCGGCAAGTTCCTCGGCTACCACGTCACCGTCTGCGACGCCCGGCCGGTCTTCGCCACCGAGCGCCGCTTCCCCGAGGCCGACGAGCTCGTCGTCGACTGGCCGCACCGCTACCTCGACACCCAGCTGGAGCGGCTCGACGGCCGCAGCGTGCTGTGCGTCCTGACCCACGACGCCAAGTTCGACATCCCGCTGCTGGAGCGCGCCCTGCGCCTACCGGTCGGCTACGTCGGCGCGATGGGCTCCCGCCGCACCCACCGCGACCGCAACGCCCGGCTGCGCGAAGTCGGCCTCACCGAAACCGAGTTGGCCCGCCTGCACTCCCCCATCGGCCTCGACCTCGGCGCCCGCACCCCCGAGGAGACCGCCGTCTCCATCGCCGCCCAGCTCGTCGCCGAGACCCGCGGCGGCTCCTGCCTCCCGCTCTCCGCCACCGGCGGCCCGATCCACCACGACCTCACCGCCGACCCCGGCTCCCCGCACGCGGCCTGA
- a CDS encoding amidohydrolase family protein gives MTENPQEIRTERPQQPNEPGPYDVVLARGRVVDPETGTDKVLDVGITGERIAAISAEPLEGETVIDATGLVVAPGFIDLHAHGQQLPAAWMQAFDGVTTALELESGLLPIADFYDQVAAEGRPINYGASAAWTYARIAEKEKDLAPPKAELTWFQKAFERDGWQQSLADEEEVKRIIAGVEEGLDQGALGIGINGGYAPGYGRKEYHALAQLAARHGVPTFTHIRYLSVQEPDSGFEGLGELISLAAATGAHMHICHLNSVAGRDVKACVELVTEAQERGLPITVEAYPYGACSSTVGAEVFKNDWLARWGVDDASAMEYNGEPLTQERIDELQKEDPGAVIVMHFLHPDDNAEDAEMLDLSVLHPGAAIASDAMPWARKDGTIIEGDAWPLPDDAFAHPRSAGCYARFLAGWARGGRERTEPKLTLVEAIRKTSLIPAQILEKAVPQMRSKGRVQVGADADIVVFDLATVQDNATFTEPAQRSTGFQHVIVNGTPIIQDGKEILEARPGRPIRRPTAPKASV, from the coding sequence ATGACCGAGAACCCGCAAGAGATCCGCACGGAGCGCCCCCAGCAGCCGAACGAGCCCGGTCCGTACGATGTCGTGCTCGCACGGGGGCGAGTGGTCGACCCCGAGACGGGCACCGACAAGGTCCTCGATGTGGGGATCACCGGGGAGCGGATCGCGGCGATCTCGGCCGAACCACTGGAGGGCGAGACGGTGATCGACGCCACGGGCCTGGTCGTCGCCCCCGGGTTCATCGACCTCCACGCCCACGGCCAGCAGCTGCCCGCCGCGTGGATGCAGGCCTTCGACGGGGTGACCACCGCGCTCGAACTGGAGTCGGGACTCCTGCCGATCGCGGACTTCTACGACCAGGTGGCCGCCGAGGGCCGCCCGATCAACTACGGCGCCTCCGCCGCGTGGACGTACGCGCGCATCGCGGAGAAGGAGAAGGACTTGGCGCCCCCCAAGGCCGAACTGACCTGGTTCCAGAAGGCGTTCGAGCGCGACGGCTGGCAGCAGAGCCTGGCCGACGAGGAGGAGGTGAAGCGCATCATCGCCGGCGTCGAGGAAGGGCTGGACCAGGGGGCCCTGGGCATCGGCATCAACGGCGGCTACGCGCCCGGCTACGGCCGCAAGGAGTACCACGCACTCGCCCAGCTCGCCGCCAGGCACGGCGTGCCGACCTTCACCCACATCCGCTACCTCTCCGTCCAGGAGCCGGACAGCGGCTTCGAAGGACTCGGCGAACTCATCTCCCTCGCCGCGGCGACCGGCGCGCACATGCACATCTGCCACCTCAACAGCGTCGCCGGCCGGGACGTCAAAGCCTGCGTGGAACTCGTCACCGAAGCCCAGGAACGCGGTCTGCCGATCACCGTCGAGGCCTACCCCTACGGCGCGTGCTCCAGCACCGTGGGCGCCGAGGTCTTCAAGAACGACTGGCTCGCACGCTGGGGCGTGGACGACGCCTCCGCGATGGAGTACAACGGCGAACCCCTGACCCAGGAGAGGATCGACGAACTGCAGAAGGAGGACCCCGGCGCCGTCATCGTGATGCACTTCCTGCACCCGGACGACAACGCCGAGGACGCCGAGATGCTCGACCTCTCCGTCCTGCACCCCGGGGCCGCGATCGCCTCCGACGCGATGCCGTGGGCACGCAAGGACGGCACGATCATCGAGGGCGACGCCTGGCCGCTGCCCGACGACGCCTTCGCCCACCCGCGTTCGGCCGGCTGCTACGCCCGCTTCCTCGCGGGCTGGGCCCGCGGCGGCCGCGAGCGCACCGAGCCCAAGCTGACGCTGGTCGAGGCGATCCGCAAGACGAGCCTCATCCCCGCGCAGATCCTGGAGAAGGCCGTGCCCCAGATGCGCAGCAAGGGCCGCGTCCAGGTCGGCGCGGACGCCGACATCGTCGTGTTCGACCTCGCCACCGTGCAGGACAACGCCACCTTCACCGAGCCCGCGCAACGCTCCACCGGCTTCCAGCACGTGATCGTGAACGGCACCCCGATCATCCAGGACGGCAAGGAGATCCTGGAGGCGCGCCCCGGCCGCCCGATCCGCCGCCCCACGGCGCCGAAGGCATCGGTGTAA
- a CDS encoding Dyp-type peroxidase: MHTERANPQDTAAPARPRIDRRSLLTAGAALAAGAGAATVLTREDRPGPAAAPPPPGPVPFHGARQSGVLHRQLPATRLLALDLPAATDRAALRTLLAAASDVLARAADGGLADPRLTGAPPATSLAAIGPALAARLHLPAPAALAELPAFPGDRLDPARSGGDLLLQVSAEQPWTTGILTEHLLAAATAAGATLRWHQAGFLPPAPDGQTPRNLFGFKDGTANPDPADPALWQQDGTVLVYRRIRMDTAAFAALPADGRDLATGRRADTGAPLTGTAEHDDPDIYAKHPDGSYVIPATAHVRLSSPRLDGGARMLRRGWSYDDTPTDRGLLFLAFMPDPALFTRVQTRLAERDALTPFLTHTASAVGWVLPGAREGGTLGEGL; this comes from the coding sequence ATGCACACCGAACGGGCGAACCCGCAGGACACCGCCGCCCCCGCCCGCCCCCGGATCGACCGCCGGTCCCTGCTCACCGCCGGAGCCGCGCTCGCCGCCGGAGCCGGCGCCGCGACCGTCCTCACCCGCGAGGACCGGCCCGGCCCCGCCGCCGCCCCGCCGCCCCCCGGGCCCGTCCCGTTCCACGGCGCCCGGCAGTCCGGCGTCCTGCACCGCCAGCTCCCCGCCACCCGGCTGCTCGCCCTCGACCTGCCCGCCGCCACCGACCGGGCCGCGCTGCGCACCCTGCTCGCCGCCGCGAGCGACGTCCTCGCCCGGGCCGCGGACGGCGGCCTCGCCGACCCCCGGCTGACCGGCGCCCCGCCCGCCACCTCGCTCGCCGCGATCGGCCCGGCCCTCGCCGCCCGCCTCCACCTGCCCGCCCCCGCCGCCCTCGCCGAACTCCCCGCCTTCCCCGGCGACCGCCTCGACCCGGCCCGCAGCGGCGGCGACCTGCTGCTCCAGGTCAGCGCCGAACAGCCCTGGACCACCGGCATCCTCACCGAGCACCTCCTCGCGGCCGCCACCGCCGCGGGCGCCACCCTCCGCTGGCACCAGGCCGGTTTCCTGCCCCCCGCCCCCGACGGGCAGACCCCGCGCAACCTCTTCGGTTTCAAGGACGGCACCGCCAACCCCGACCCCGCCGACCCCGCCCTCTGGCAGCAGGACGGCACCGTCCTGGTCTACCGCCGGATCCGGATGGACACCGCCGCCTTCGCCGCCCTCCCCGCCGACGGCCGCGACCTCGCGACGGGCCGCCGCGCCGACACCGGCGCCCCGCTCACCGGCACCGCCGAACACGACGACCCCGACATCTACGCCAAGCACCCCGACGGCTCCTACGTCATCCCCGCCACCGCCCACGTCCGCCTCAGCAGCCCCCGCCTCGACGGCGGCGCCCGGATGCTCCGCCGCGGCTGGTCCTACGACGACACCCCCACCGACCGCGGCCTCCTCTTCCTCGCCTTCATGCCCGACCCCGCCCTCTTCACCCGCGTCCAGACCCGCCTCGCCGAACGCGACGCGCTCACCCCGTTCCTGACGCACACGGCCTCGGCGGTCGGCTGGGTCCTCCCGGGCGCGCGGGAGGGCGGGACGCTGGGGGAGGGGCTGTGA
- a CDS encoding right-handed parallel beta-helix repeat-containing protein yields MQLLLSSSRLMHRQRRTARLLLGAALLLLPAAAGCSSGGGGGTSADRHPPGTVLRVPEDFPTVQRAVDTANPGDLVLVGPGTYRESVRITKPRVVLRGTDRGAVVFDGGLKLVNGITATGAGSVVENLTVHGYLANGVLFTGVTDEKLQRHGAGGSAYDPLDTTRFPAVQGFRATRVTAYGNALYGIYAFDARGGVIEESYASGQADSGIYVGQCKPCDTLVRGNTVERNAVGIEITNASENLTVVGNRVVGNRVGVTVNSNDLESLAPQHAAVIAGNVVADNNAADSPEQADGGFGIGIGIGGGTGNRVERNLVRGNRAAGVVVTDPPGHPASGNRVTGNKVTGNGVDLVSSAADPGNCFTGNGPSTQSPDGLERLAACDATGAGRVPAGRAAGVQAPPGTAFNAVPVPPAQPSLADPHAPAVPAVDLPGKVDPDAYPLPSDS; encoded by the coding sequence ATGCAACTCCTCCTCTCCTCTTCACGGTTGATGCACCGTCAGCGCCGGACGGCCCGGCTGCTGCTCGGTGCGGCGCTGCTGCTGCTCCCGGCCGCGGCCGGCTGCTCCTCGGGCGGGGGCGGCGGCACGTCCGCCGACCGCCATCCGCCGGGGACGGTGCTGCGGGTGCCGGAGGACTTCCCGACGGTGCAGCGGGCGGTGGACACCGCGAACCCGGGCGACCTGGTGCTGGTCGGCCCGGGCACGTACCGGGAGAGCGTGCGGATCACCAAGCCCCGGGTGGTGCTGCGCGGGACGGACCGGGGCGCGGTGGTGTTCGACGGCGGGCTGAAGCTGGTCAACGGGATCACCGCGACCGGCGCGGGCAGCGTGGTGGAGAACCTGACCGTGCACGGCTACCTGGCCAACGGCGTGCTGTTCACCGGCGTCACCGACGAGAAGCTGCAGCGGCACGGCGCGGGCGGCTCCGCGTACGACCCGCTGGACACCACCCGCTTCCCCGCCGTGCAGGGCTTCCGGGCGACCCGGGTGACGGCGTACGGGAACGCGCTGTACGGCATCTACGCGTTCGACGCGCGGGGCGGGGTCATCGAGGAGTCGTACGCGTCCGGGCAGGCCGATTCGGGGATCTACGTCGGGCAGTGCAAGCCGTGCGACACCCTGGTGCGGGGCAACACGGTGGAGCGCAACGCGGTCGGGATCGAGATCACCAACGCGTCGGAGAACCTGACCGTGGTGGGCAACCGGGTGGTGGGCAACCGGGTCGGGGTGACGGTCAACTCCAACGACCTGGAGTCGTTGGCGCCGCAGCACGCCGCGGTGATCGCGGGCAACGTGGTGGCGGACAACAACGCGGCGGACTCGCCGGAGCAGGCCGACGGCGGCTTCGGGATCGGCATCGGGATCGGCGGCGGCACCGGCAACCGGGTGGAGCGCAACCTGGTGCGCGGCAACCGGGCGGCGGGCGTGGTGGTGACCGACCCGCCGGGGCACCCGGCGTCCGGCAACCGGGTCACCGGGAACAAGGTCACCGGCAACGGGGTGGACCTGGTCAGTTCGGCCGCCGACCCGGGCAACTGCTTCACCGGCAACGGGCCCTCGACGCAGAGCCCGGACGGGCTGGAGCGGTTGGCGGCCTGCGACGCGACCGGCGCGGGCCGCGTCCCGGCCGGGCGCGCGGCGGGCGTGCAGGCCCCGCCGGGGACGGCGTTCAACGCCGTGCCGGTGCCGCCCGCGCAGCCCTCGCTGGCCGACCCGCACGCCCCGGCGGTGCCCGCCGTCGACCTGCCCGGCAAGGTCGACCCGGACGCCTACCCGCTGCCGTCGGACTCCTGA
- a CDS encoding SdrD B-like domain-containing protein has protein sequence MTQTEQQTRAPVPGAGRRRAERAAAVVAAFAAATAVAAPSASPAPADGSVTVRVVRAVDESGTWSPALEPGLAGVTVTLTGEDGGVRTGVTAADGTVTLKPAKDTASGKYRVEVVNPQPGVLYPAFAAREGLAGAPNKLSSNEEFVDLSAGKQATLTTGLWNPSDYCQRNAPLATACQPPIGAPAGQHTLLTFPYEARGVNKDVTDIGTSGETGNVFGIAWNRDDQRLFSSAQAKRATAYGPGGPGAIYVTDPAKKTTSLFATVPNAGSTAHAGGDDAAFLPAVGKESLGGLKLTEDGRDLYVVNLHDRKLYRYDATAPTASAPKAVYPIPSGGCPSADDWRPYGLGMQDGVGYVGGVCSGQSTGKITDLRAVVLPFDPATGAFAAAVLDQPLDHRGTPANICAGYYWYPWQDDQPLQNGQVCGLNPEPELGEVGFETDGSMLLSFRDRYADQAAAAPPDGQPFPPGFVYVLASADLNKACRSGGTYVLDVNLGCGETVRNKGFFDLSRPYPGGHPYPTFAGMALSRVESSIATSGYDVSNNIVTAGTMFTLRTGAPDPGFGQELSDGRSRFGKGAAMADLEVLCDRAPLQIGNRVWYDPERSGQQLPQQQPVPGATVHLYDADGKLVGTTTTTARGEYYFDDTDVTGGLKPRTGYTIRLDNPADYAKGGPLYHWVPTKDNVGGNRLTDSDGTVPKGGTYVERVLTTGGPGQDDHSFDFGFSRQQGALRLVKHDQDGKPLPGAVFQLWRESNGTDGLQTDGAKPDAEVGDPCTTGEDGTCTQQADLGTYYWQEVSPPKGYRAPEQPVLGPVVLDDAHLDAGITTTAVNTLVPPPSPSPTPTPTPAPTPTPVVPAPPQARPAPSGSLASTGMDGAVPFALAGGALLLVLGTGLVIVARRRRSS, from the coding sequence ATGACCCAGACAGAGCAACAGACCAGGGCGCCCGTACCGGGCGCCGGTCGGCGGCGGGCCGAACGGGCCGCCGCCGTGGTGGCGGCCTTCGCGGCGGCCACCGCCGTCGCCGCCCCCTCGGCCTCGCCCGCCCCGGCGGACGGGTCGGTGACGGTGCGGGTGGTGCGGGCGGTGGACGAGAGCGGGACGTGGAGTCCGGCGCTGGAGCCGGGCCTGGCCGGGGTGACGGTGACGTTGACCGGCGAGGACGGCGGGGTGCGGACCGGGGTGACGGCGGCCGACGGCACGGTGACCCTCAAGCCCGCCAAGGACACCGCGAGCGGCAAGTACCGCGTCGAGGTGGTCAACCCGCAGCCGGGCGTGCTGTACCCGGCGTTCGCGGCCCGAGAGGGCCTGGCGGGGGCGCCGAACAAGCTGAGCAGCAACGAGGAGTTCGTCGACCTCTCCGCGGGCAAGCAGGCCACCCTGACCACCGGCCTGTGGAACCCGTCCGACTACTGCCAGCGCAACGCCCCGCTGGCCACCGCCTGCCAGCCGCCGATCGGCGCCCCGGCGGGCCAGCACACCCTGCTGACCTTCCCGTACGAGGCGCGCGGCGTGAACAAGGACGTCACGGACATCGGCACCAGCGGCGAGACCGGGAACGTCTTCGGCATCGCCTGGAACCGCGACGACCAGCGGCTGTTCAGCTCCGCCCAGGCCAAGCGCGCCACCGCGTACGGCCCCGGCGGCCCGGGCGCGATCTACGTCACCGACCCGGCGAAGAAGACCACCTCGCTGTTCGCCACCGTCCCGAACGCGGGCAGCACCGCCCACGCCGGCGGCGACGACGCGGCGTTCCTGCCGGCCGTCGGCAAGGAGAGCCTCGGCGGGCTGAAGCTCACCGAGGACGGCCGCGACCTGTACGTGGTCAACCTGCACGACCGCAAGCTGTACCGGTACGACGCCACCGCGCCGACCGCGTCCGCGCCCAAGGCCGTGTACCCCATCCCGTCCGGCGGCTGCCCGTCGGCCGACGACTGGCGCCCGTACGGCCTGGGCATGCAGGACGGGGTCGGCTACGTCGGCGGCGTCTGCTCCGGCCAGTCCACCGGGAAGATCACCGACCTGCGGGCCGTCGTGCTGCCCTTCGACCCGGCCACCGGCGCCTTCGCGGCGGCGGTCCTGGACCAGCCGCTCGACCACCGGGGCACCCCGGCGAACATCTGCGCGGGCTACTACTGGTACCCGTGGCAGGACGACCAGCCGCTGCAGAACGGCCAGGTCTGCGGCCTCAACCCCGAGCCCGAGCTCGGCGAGGTCGGCTTCGAGACCGACGGTTCGATGCTGCTGTCCTTCCGCGACCGGTACGCCGACCAGGCCGCCGCCGCCCCGCCGGACGGGCAGCCGTTCCCGCCCGGCTTCGTCTACGTGCTGGCCTCGGCCGACCTCAACAAGGCCTGCAGGTCCGGCGGCACGTACGTGCTGGACGTCAACCTCGGCTGCGGGGAGACCGTCCGCAACAAGGGCTTCTTCGACCTGAGCCGGCCCTACCCCGGCGGGCACCCGTACCCGACGTTCGCGGGCATGGCGCTGTCCCGGGTGGAGAGTTCGATCGCCACCTCCGGCTACGACGTGTCCAACAACATCGTCACCGCCGGCACCATGTTCACCCTGCGCACCGGCGCACCCGACCCCGGGTTCGGCCAGGAGCTGTCCGACGGCCGCTCACGCTTCGGCAAGGGCGCCGCGATGGCCGACCTCGAAGTGCTCTGCGACCGCGCCCCGCTGCAGATCGGCAACCGGGTCTGGTACGACCCCGAGCGCTCCGGGCAGCAACTCCCGCAGCAGCAGCCCGTCCCCGGCGCGACCGTCCACCTGTACGACGCGGACGGCAAGCTGGTCGGCACCACCACGACCACGGCGCGCGGCGAGTACTACTTCGACGACACCGATGTCACCGGCGGCCTCAAGCCGAGGACCGGCTACACCATCCGGCTCGACAACCCCGCCGACTACGCCAAGGGCGGCCCGCTGTACCACTGGGTCCCGACCAAGGACAACGTCGGCGGCAACCGCCTGACCGACTCCGACGGCACCGTCCCCAAGGGCGGCACCTACGTGGAGCGGGTGCTCACCACCGGCGGGCCCGGCCAGGACGACCACAGCTTCGACTTCGGTTTCAGCCGCCAGCAGGGCGCGCTGCGCCTGGTCAAGCACGACCAGGACGGCAAGCCGCTGCCCGGCGCGGTCTTCCAGCTGTGGCGCGAGTCGAACGGCACCGACGGCCTGCAGACCGACGGCGCCAAGCCCGACGCCGAGGTCGGCGACCCGTGCACCACCGGCGAGGACGGCACCTGCACCCAGCAGGCCGACCTCGGCACCTACTACTGGCAGGAGGTCAGCCCGCCCAAGGGCTACCGGGCCCCCGAGCAGCCGGTCCTCGGACCGGTCGTGCTGGACGACGCGCACCTGGACGCCGGCATCACCACCACCGCCGTCAACACCCTCGTCCCGCCGCCCAGCCCGAGCCCCACGCCCACCCCGACCCCGGCCCCGACGCCTACCCCGGTCGTGCCCGCACCGCCGCAGGCCCGCCCGGCGCCCTCCGGCAGCCTCGCCAGCACCGGCATGGACGGGGCCGTCCCGTTCGCGCTGGCCGGCGGCGCGCTGCTGCTGGTGCTCGGCACCGGCCTGGTGATCGTGGCGAGGAGGCGCCGCAGCAGCTGA
- a CDS encoding LysE family translocator, translating to MAGPLASFALVVGLLTLTPGLDTALILRTAVLGPRRQAWGVVLGVQTGTLIWGTASAAGISVLLTASRLAYETLRWAGVCYLLWMGVQMLRRRPQPDHPADEDSAERPGGWWAGWRRGTLTNLLNPKVGVFYIAVLPPFIPAGAPHLAAGVLLTSVHVAEGLLWSAALIAFARTLRTRLRRPSVRRLLDRATGVAVLGFGAKLALGD from the coding sequence ATGGCCGGACCGCTCGCCTCCTTCGCCCTGGTGGTGGGCCTGCTCACGCTCACCCCGGGCCTCGACACCGCGCTGATCCTGCGCACCGCCGTGCTCGGCCCGCGGCGCCAGGCGTGGGGCGTGGTCCTCGGCGTCCAGACCGGCACCCTGATCTGGGGCACCGCCTCCGCCGCCGGGATCAGCGTGCTGCTCACCGCCTCCCGCCTCGCCTACGAGACGCTGCGCTGGGCGGGCGTCTGCTACCTGCTGTGGATGGGCGTGCAGATGCTCCGCCGCCGCCCGCAACCGGACCACCCCGCCGACGAGGACAGCGCGGAGCGCCCCGGCGGTTGGTGGGCCGGCTGGCGGCGCGGGACGCTCACCAACCTGCTCAACCCCAAGGTCGGTGTCTTCTACATCGCCGTCCTGCCCCCGTTCATCCCGGCCGGCGCCCCGCACCTGGCGGCCGGCGTCCTGCTCACCTCCGTCCACGTGGCCGAGGGCCTGCTCTGGTCCGCCGCCCTGATCGCCTTCGCCCGCACCCTGCGCACCCGCCTGCGCCGTCCCTCCGTCCGCCGCCTGCTCGACCGCGCCACCGGCGTCGCCGTCCTCGGCTTCGGTGCGAAACTCGCCCTCGGCGACTGA
- a CDS encoding DUF3626 domain-containing protein: MEQPSEARAALSHVAARSSGDPLPAGLDVTLNFHPDRTGSDGIPILAAMARDGAYRSQFSTGTSNGGLTAHPGGDRWKWESRIFGGAYDGAPAERRPVYGALNYRRSPYGGAPRFGSAHFRLMPGTLHRATFCYPDSVFEPEDFGTADAMPLLAVAEADEQDALDDCIEAHLHGPVRFDAHVAALVLDPCYRGTEVETAARALPCPVEWHPGHRLPAADLPRHADYRGPHVTALAAAIARDGVLDPAAIGAAARTGQHDPQHLKQVWHCLARFGRPAGS; the protein is encoded by the coding sequence ATGGAACAGCCGTCCGAAGCCCGCGCAGCCCTTTCGCACGTCGCCGCCCGCAGCAGCGGCGACCCGCTGCCCGCCGGGCTCGACGTCACGCTCAACTTCCACCCGGACCGCACCGGTTCCGACGGGATCCCCATCCTGGCCGCGATGGCCCGCGACGGCGCCTACCGCTCCCAGTTCAGCACCGGCACCAGCAACGGCGGTCTCACCGCCCACCCCGGCGGCGACCGCTGGAAGTGGGAGAGCCGGATCTTCGGCGGCGCCTACGACGGGGCCCCGGCCGAGCGCCGTCCCGTCTACGGCGCGCTCAACTACCGGCGCAGCCCCTACGGCGGCGCCCCCCGCTTCGGATCCGCGCACTTCCGGCTGATGCCCGGCACCCTGCACCGGGCCACCTTCTGCTACCCCGACAGCGTCTTCGAGCCCGAGGACTTCGGCACCGCCGACGCCATGCCGCTGCTCGCGGTCGCCGAGGCCGACGAGCAGGACGCCCTGGACGACTGCATCGAGGCCCACCTGCACGGCCCCGTCCGGTTCGACGCGCACGTCGCCGCCCTCGTCCTCGACCCGTGCTACCGCGGCACCGAGGTCGAGACCGCCGCCCGCGCCCTGCCCTGCCCCGTCGAATGGCACCCCGGCCACCGCCTCCCCGCCGCCGACCTGCCCCGGCACGCCGACTACCGCGGCCCGCACGTCACCGCGCTCGCCGCCGCGATCGCCCGCGACGGGGTGCTCGACCCGGCGGCGATCGGCGCCGCCGCCCGCACCGGGCAGCACGACCCGCAGCACCTCAAGCAGGTCTGGCACTGCCTGGCCCGGTTCGGCCGCCCCGCGGGCTCGTAG